Proteins co-encoded in one Ignavibacteria bacterium genomic window:
- a CDS encoding amino acid ABC transporter substrate-binding protein — translation MAKFRSGFSGTVLRFSLYSLVFLLLLSAPITPKDRSKTKNLPKVSLEKKTLKRKPLHKTTVKEISSKSASSKKNTLLKAPVRKITVVMESHPPFCYIENPPRLVTESEFKNSILKKIKEKHNRDFLLSFYHLDRKSGKYSLSGNADKASIEKTKDILFQAGLLKITGFEIELSKAVFSSLGIEPQYKMYPWARCIEMMKSGSADAILTIFKNSQRMKYLYYPSEFTVDEPNTLFKLKESNITFDGDLKKLKKYVIGVITSTSYGENFDRASYLRKEEVPYTESVISLVEKKRVNLGAGSLSLLKYLMKQKGIAGKFTLLKPNLSQDHLYIAFSKARKQKQLSMEFSEKLSRFKKTDKFKKILKKYGVTVS, via the coding sequence ATGGCTAAATTTAGATCCGGTTTTTCAGGTACAGTCCTGAGGTTTTCTCTATATTCTTTAGTCTTCCTTCTGCTGCTTTCAGCGCCGATTACGCCCAAAGACCGTTCAAAAACAAAAAACCTCCCAAAGGTCTCTCTTGAGAAAAAGACATTAAAAAGAAAACCTCTGCACAAAACAACTGTAAAGGAGATTTCTTCAAAGAGTGCTTCTTCAAAGAAAAATACACTTCTAAAAGCTCCCGTGCGTAAAATAACGGTGGTGATGGAAAGCCATCCTCCATTTTGTTACATTGAAAACCCTCCAAGACTTGTTACTGAAAGTGAATTTAAGAATTCAATTCTGAAGAAAATAAAAGAAAAACATAACAGGGATTTTCTCCTATCTTTTTATCACCTGGACAGGAAGTCCGGAAAGTACTCCCTGTCTGGAAACGCTGATAAAGCATCTATTGAGAAAACAAAAGATATTCTTTTTCAGGCGGGACTGCTTAAGATTACAGGGTTTGAGATTGAGTTATCAAAGGCAGTTTTTTCCAGCCTGGGAATTGAACCGCAGTACAAAATGTATCCCTGGGCAAGGTGCATAGAGATGATGAAATCAGGATCTGCTGACGCCATACTGACAATTTTCAAAAACAGCCAGAGAATGAAATATCTTTATTATCCTTCAGAGTTTACCGTAGATGAGCCCAATACTCTTTTTAAGCTGAAGGAATCCAATATCACATTTGACGGGGACCTGAAAAAGCTGAAAAAATATGTTATCGGGGTGATAACCAGCACCTCCTACGGAGAGAATTTTGACCGTGCAAGTTACCTCAGGAAAGAGGAAGTGCCTTATACAGAGTCTGTGATCAGCCTGGTTGAAAAAAAACGGGTAAACCTTGGGGCAGGATCCTTAAGCCTTCTGAAATATCTGATGAAGCAGAAAGGTATTGCCGGTAAATTTACACTCTTAAAACCTAACTTAAGTCAGGATCACCTCTACATAGCTTTTTCAAAAGCCAGGAAACAAAAGCAGCTTTCAATGGAGTTTTCTGAGAAACTTTCCAGGTTCAAGAAAACTGATAAATTTAAAAAAATACTGAAAAAGTACGGCGTTACAGTTTCCTAG
- a CDS encoding BMC domain-containing protein produces the protein MDKKNSIGLIELTSIAAGMLAADIMLKTSDVELILNRSICSGKYMVLIGGDVAAVQTAVDAASDMVRFAVIDTFVIPNVHEQIFPAIAGHTGVEMLEALGIVESFSVASLIEAADAAVKSANVKLIELRLAMALGGKAFFTCTGEVAAVTSAVESGAKVASDKGLLVNKVVIAQPRQELLNDMI, from the coding sequence ATGGATAAGAAGAATTCCATAGGTTTAATAGAATTAACGAGCATTGCAGCAGGAATGCTTGCTGCTGATATCATGCTTAAGACTTCCGATGTTGAGCTCATACTGAACAGGTCTATCTGTTCGGGAAAGTATATGGTCTTAATAGGAGGCGACGTGGCTGCAGTGCAGACCGCGGTGGATGCTGCTTCGGATATGGTACGCTTTGCCGTAATAGACACCTTTGTTATTCCAAACGTACATGAACAGATCTTTCCCGCAATTGCAGGGCACACGGGGGTGGAGATGCTTGAAGCACTGGGTATAGTGGAATCTTTTTCTGTAGCATCTTTAATTGAGGCTGCCGATGCAGCTGTAAAATCAGCAAATGTAAAGCTTATTGAATTAAGGCTTGCCATGGCTTTGGGCGGGAAGGCATTTTTTACCTGTACGGGTGAGGTTGCAGCAGTGACCTCGGCCGTGGAGTCGGGTGCTAAAGTGGCTTCTGATAAAGGGTTGCTGGTTAACAAGGTTGTCATTGCACAGCCCCGCCAGGAACTGCTTAATGACATGATATAA